From a single Sediminibacterium sp. KACHI17 genomic region:
- the glgB gene encoding 1,4-alpha-glucan branching protein GlgB: MNDKNKKSTSASRSNLLEGDNGGQKVGKSDKKFEEIHFVDTQQPVWNYSLFSDEDIRNFQQGTHYRLYDFFGNKQLTVLDTQGTYFAVWAPNATFVSVTGYFNEWNKTSHPLKVRLDNSGIWEGFIPGVKAGEAYKYHIHGFKGIKLDKGDPFAHFWEKRPYTASITWQTDYEWKDQEWMKKRSKHNALDAPWSVYEVHLASWMRPDKNNEEVYNTYQQITERLVPYVKEMGFTHVEFMPVMEHPFDGSWGYQGTGYFAPTSRFGTPQDYAAMVDAFHQAGIGVILDWVPSHFPYDAHGLFMFDGTHTYEYADMRKGYHPDWNSYIFNYKRGEVKSFLISSARFWCDQFHTDGLRVDAVSSMLRLDYSRNAGQWEPNEFGGNGNLEAIAFIKDLNETLFRDFPDIQTIAEEATDWPKISKPTFEGGLGFGMKWMMGWMHDTLDYFKMDPIYRQFHQDKFSFSMMYFNDENFMLPLSHDEVVHGKSPMLYKMPGDEWQKFANLRILYTYMFTHPGAKLLFMGNEFGATSEWNYKSELQWELLQFVSHGGMKYCVQKLNELYRTEPALYEKQFEPDGFEWVDLNHRSESVMVYKRKGKKEQDDVLVILNVTPVVRHDWEIFVHGKGKWQEIFNSDAKEFWGTGDVFNPEIKSELVDKPSKCYRLKVHLPALGAVVLR; encoded by the coding sequence ATGAACGATAAAAATAAAAAGTCAACTTCCGCCTCTAGATCAAATCTTTTAGAAGGAGACAATGGAGGACAAAAGGTTGGGAAATCGGATAAGAAATTTGAAGAGATTCATTTTGTAGACACCCAGCAACCTGTTTGGAACTATTCGTTGTTTTCTGATGAAGATATCCGCAATTTTCAGCAGGGAACACATTATAGGCTCTATGATTTTTTTGGGAACAAGCAGCTCACAGTATTGGATACACAAGGCACTTATTTCGCCGTATGGGCACCCAATGCCACATTCGTAAGTGTTACCGGTTATTTTAATGAATGGAATAAAACATCGCATCCATTAAAAGTGCGTTTGGATAATTCGGGGATTTGGGAAGGCTTTATTCCTGGCGTCAAAGCTGGCGAAGCCTATAAATATCATATCCATGGGTTTAAAGGAATCAAACTAGATAAAGGAGATCCCTTTGCGCATTTCTGGGAGAAACGTCCATATACAGCGTCCATTACCTGGCAAACTGATTATGAATGGAAGGACCAGGAATGGATGAAAAAACGTTCCAAACACAATGCATTGGATGCACCTTGGTCTGTATATGAAGTACACCTGGCCAGTTGGATGCGCCCTGATAAAAACAATGAAGAGGTGTATAATACCTATCAGCAAATAACTGAGCGACTGGTACCGTATGTGAAGGAAATGGGTTTTACGCATGTAGAGTTCATGCCTGTGATGGAACATCCTTTTGATGGAAGCTGGGGTTATCAGGGTACGGGTTATTTTGCACCCACTTCACGCTTTGGCACACCACAAGATTATGCTGCGATGGTAGATGCATTTCACCAGGCAGGTATTGGCGTGATATTGGATTGGGTGCCTTCTCATTTTCCTTATGATGCGCATGGTTTGTTTATGTTTGACGGAACACATACCTATGAGTATGCCGATATGCGTAAAGGGTATCACCCGGATTGGAACTCTTATATCTTCAATTATAAAAGGGGAGAAGTCAAATCATTTTTGATTAGCAGTGCGCGGTTTTGGTGTGATCAATTTCATACCGATGGTTTACGCGTAGATGCCGTGAGTTCAATGCTTCGTTTAGACTACAGCAGAAATGCGGGTCAGTGGGAGCCGAATGAGTTTGGTGGTAACGGAAATCTGGAAGCCATTGCATTTATCAAAGACCTCAATGAAACCTTGTTCCGCGATTTCCCCGATATTCAAACCATTGCCGAAGAAGCCACAGACTGGCCAAAGATCAGTAAACCCACATTTGAAGGGGGGCTGGGCTTTGGTATGAAATGGATGATGGGATGGATGCATGATACATTAGATTACTTCAAAATGGATCCCATCTACCGACAGTTTCATCAGGATAAGTTTTCATTCAGCATGATGTATTTCAATGATGAAAATTTTATGTTGCCATTGAGTCATGATGAAGTGGTGCATGGTAAGAGTCCTATGTTGTATAAAATGCCGGGAGATGAATGGCAAAAATTTGCCAACCTCCGTATTCTATATACTTACATGTTCACACACCCCGGAGCCAAATTGCTATTCATGGGTAATGAATTTGGAGCCACAAGCGAGTGGAATTATAAAAGTGAGTTACAATGGGAATTATTGCAGTTTGTGAGTCATGGTGGCATGAAATATTGCGTACAAAAACTCAATGAGTTGTACAGAACAGAACCAGCCTTATATGAAAAACAATTTGAGCCGGATGGTTTTGAGTGGGTGGATCTGAATCATAGAAGTGAATCGGTAATGGTGTACAAACGCAAAGGAAAAAAAGAGCAAGATGATGTACTTGTAATCCTCAATGTAACGCCAGTAGTAAGACATGACTGGGAGATCTTTGTTCACGGAAAAGGAAAATGGCAAGAAATATTTAATAGTGATGCCAAAGAATTCTGGGGAACCGGAGATGTCTTCAATCCCGAAATAAAATCTGAGCTGGTAGATAAACCTTCAAAATGCTACCGCCTGAAAGTGCATTTGCCGGCTTTAGGGGCAGTGGTGTTGAGATAG
- a CDS encoding YHS domain-containing (seleno)protein gives MKKIIGLLLISLISSTAILAQQSEIFTINGKAIRGYDVVAFFTASKPVKGEEQFSHVWKNTTWLFSSLENQELFKSNPEKYAPQYGGYCAFGMSGGYKAPTIIETWKIIDQKLYFNYSLKVQDMWNKDISGHIIKADYNWQKIKNQ, from the coding sequence ATGAAAAAAATTATAGGACTCTTATTGATCTCTTTAATAAGCTCCACTGCAATACTCGCTCAGCAATCAGAAATTTTTACAATCAACGGAAAAGCCATTCGTGGATATGATGTTGTTGCTTTCTTTACTGCATCAAAGCCTGTGAAAGGAGAGGAACAGTTTTCACATGTATGGAAAAATACCACATGGCTATTTAGTTCCCTTGAAAACCAAGAACTGTTTAAAAGTAATCCCGAAAAATATGCTCCTCAGTATGGCGGCTATTGTGCATTTGGAATGTCAGGCGGTTACAAAGCACCTACTATCATTGAAACCTGGAAAATTATCGATCAAAAACTTTACTTCAATTATAGTTTGAAAGTTCAAGATATGTGGAACAAGGACATTTCAGGACATATCATAAAAGCAGATTACAATTGGCAAAAGATCAAGAATCAATAA
- a CDS encoding bifunctional riboflavin kinase/FAD synthetase codes for MKVHRELAGSLPEFRNAVVTIGTFDGVHKGHQQILAQMKEEAARINGETIIITFHPHPRKIVSSVPGDVKLLNTLSEKKLLLEKAGIDHLVVVPFDHHFANQSADEYVKDFLYKYFNPHTIIIGYDHRFGKGRTGDYHLLEAYGKQLGFEVKEITEQLLNEIAVSSTRIRKAIAENDIDTANAALGYPYFFEGLVIEGNQLGRTIGYPTANLHIGSEEKLIPGNGVYAVHVELISDDANVSQKLGGMMNIGIRPTIDGKKRVIEVNIFDFDATIYGQQLRIHVLKQLRNEIKFDGLEALKTQLGNDKLQALAIV; via the coding sequence ATGAAAGTACATCGTGAACTGGCGGGCTCTTTACCGGAATTTAGGAATGCTGTAGTAACCATTGGCACATTTGATGGCGTGCACAAAGGACACCAGCAGATATTGGCTCAAATGAAAGAAGAAGCGGCCCGGATCAACGGTGAGACCATCATCATTACTTTCCACCCACATCCCAGAAAGATCGTATCATCTGTTCCAGGTGATGTAAAACTGTTGAATACTTTATCTGAAAAGAAATTACTGCTGGAGAAAGCAGGTATTGATCATTTGGTGGTTGTTCCTTTTGATCACCATTTTGCCAATCAATCTGCAGATGAATATGTAAAAGATTTTCTTTACAAATATTTCAATCCACATACCATCATCATAGGGTATGATCATCGTTTTGGAAAAGGGAGAACAGGCGACTATCACCTATTGGAAGCCTATGGTAAACAATTAGGTTTTGAAGTAAAAGAGATCACAGAACAATTGCTGAATGAGATCGCAGTCAGTTCAACACGGATACGCAAAGCCATTGCTGAAAATGATATTGACACTGCCAATGCAGCTTTGGGTTATCCTTACTTTTTTGAAGGATTGGTGATCGAAGGCAATCAGCTAGGACGTACCATTGGCTACCCGACCGCCAATCTGCATATCGGCAGTGAAGAAAAACTGATACCGGGTAATGGCGTATACGCAGTGCATGTTGAACTTATATCCGATGATGCTAACGTTTCACAAAAACTGGGAGGCATGATGAATATTGGCATCCGTCCAACCATTGATGGAAAGAAAAGAGTGATCGAAGTAAATATTTTTGATTTTGATGCAACCATTTACGGACAACAATTGCGTATTCATGTATTAAAACAATTGCGGAACGAGATCAAGTTTGATGGACTAGAAGCTCTAAAAACGCAATTAGGTAACGATAAACTACAAGCTTTAGCTATTGTTTAA
- a CDS encoding ribonuclease H-like domain-containing protein: MLKDLLLLDIETVPAVPSFTELDSVWQTLFCDKISKTVPEDMEPEEAYRKKAGILAEFGKIICISTAFFHQNEEGQWCLKMKTIAGDNEVEILSIFTELCDKLYRINPSFQFAGHNIREFDIPYIGRRMLINHCPLPPYLRIQDKKPWELKMVDTMNWWKFGDHKNYVSLHLLATVLGIPTSKTDIDGSMVQDVYYLEKDLQCIINYCQQDVVVVANIILRFQHLPLLNPENIQIVV, encoded by the coding sequence ATGCTCAAGGATCTGTTATTACTTGATATTGAAACAGTACCCGCCGTACCATCCTTTACAGAACTGGATTCTGTATGGCAAACCCTGTTTTGCGACAAAATATCTAAAACCGTGCCAGAAGATATGGAACCGGAAGAAGCTTACCGAAAAAAAGCAGGAATATTGGCCGAATTCGGTAAGATCATCTGTATCTCAACCGCTTTTTTCCATCAAAATGAAGAAGGTCAGTGGTGCCTTAAAATGAAGACGATCGCCGGAGATAATGAGGTAGAAATACTGAGTATTTTCACTGAATTATGCGATAAACTCTACCGGATCAACCCATCTTTTCAGTTTGCCGGACATAATATCCGCGAGTTTGATATCCCATATATAGGTCGTCGAATGCTGATCAACCATTGTCCCTTGCCTCCCTATCTAAGGATTCAGGATAAAAAGCCCTGGGAGCTAAAAATGGTAGATACGATGAATTGGTGGAAGTTTGGAGACCATAAAAACTATGTATCACTGCATTTATTGGCTACGGTATTAGGGATACCCACTTCCAAAACCGATATCGATGGCAGCATGGTTCAGGATGTATATTATCTGGAAAAAGACCTACAGTGCATCATCAACTATTGCCAGCAAGATGTAGTGGTTGTCGCCAATATCATCCTCCGCTTCCAACATCTACCATTACTCAACCCCGAAAATATCCAAATCGTAGTCTGA
- the holA gene encoding DNA polymerase III subunit delta, whose amino-acid sequence MSAEKIITEWKKGVYKPIYWLEGEEPYFIDQVVNYAEHKILAESEVGFNLTVFYGKDADWASVVNACRRYPMFAERQVVILKEAQQMRDIDKLEPYIENPLPSTIFVVSYKDKKVDGRSKLAKTLKTKGEMLTTKKMYESQLPEWTMEMVKKHQLSINQKALMLLVDHVGNDLSRIENEIEKLAVNLAGRTNITEDDIEKYIGISKEFNVFELQEAIGRKDLSKSIRIIQYFEANPKAAPIQQVLPALYNYFSKVYMLFGLQNPDEKSAASALGVNPYFIKDYLSSARKYEYTGVEKALLLLHQYNLRSVGVHDAGTSDAGLMKEMVVKMMH is encoded by the coding sequence ATGTCGGCGGAAAAGATCATAACAGAATGGAAAAAGGGAGTCTATAAGCCCATTTATTGGCTGGAAGGAGAGGAACCTTACTTTATTGATCAGGTTGTGAACTATGCTGAACATAAGATTCTGGCCGAATCTGAGGTCGGATTCAATCTCACTGTTTTCTACGGAAAAGATGCAGATTGGGCTTCCGTGGTAAATGCCTGTCGCCGATACCCCATGTTTGCTGAACGACAAGTGGTGATCCTAAAAGAAGCGCAACAGATGCGCGATATTGATAAGCTAGAACCCTATATCGAAAATCCACTGCCCTCCACCATTTTTGTGGTGAGCTATAAGGATAAAAAAGTAGATGGCCGCTCAAAACTAGCCAAGACCCTCAAGACAAAAGGGGAAATGCTGACCACTAAAAAAATGTATGAGAGTCAGTTGCCTGAGTGGACAATGGAGATGGTGAAGAAACATCAATTATCGATCAACCAGAAAGCGTTGATGTTGTTGGTGGATCATGTGGGGAATGATCTCAGTCGAATAGAGAATGAAATTGAAAAGCTCGCAGTGAATCTGGCCGGCAGAACCAATATTACAGAAGATGATATTGAAAAATACATTGGAATCAGTAAAGAGTTCAATGTATTTGAATTACAGGAGGCAATCGGAAGAAAAGATCTGTCTAAATCCATTCGTATCATCCAATATTTTGAAGCCAACCCAAAAGCAGCGCCCATTCAACAGGTCTTACCGGCTTTGTATAATTACTTCAGTAAAGTGTATATGTTATTCGGTTTGCAAAATCCGGATGAGAAATCTGCTGCGAGTGCATTAGGGGTGAATCCATATTTCATCAAAGACTATCTCAGTTCTGCTCGTAAGTATGAATATACGGGAGTGGAAAAAGCATTGCTGTTACTACATCAGTACAATCTTCGAAGTGTAGGTGTTCATGATGCCGGAACTTCTGATGCCGGGTTGATGAAAGAGATGGTGGTGAAGATGATGCATTAA
- a CDS encoding GNAT family N-acetyltransferase, with the protein MAYSITCRQWQESDLSNLLLYLHHLKAETQDRFGPHPFTREALDHLYHHHDYKGFVLIENNSTYIIGYAIVKMGFLEHDHPRLLGYHFQPDHISDATYAPSLADDWQGKGIGNLLWDTVKAYLQRSNKKRVILWGGVQTNNTIAVKYYHKNNFIPIGSYSYNGKENIDMICTL; encoded by the coding sequence GTGGCTTATTCTATAACCTGTAGACAATGGCAAGAAAGTGATTTATCAAATCTATTGTTGTACCTGCATCATTTAAAAGCAGAGACACAAGATCGTTTTGGTCCTCACCCTTTTACCCGGGAAGCGCTGGATCATTTATATCATCATCACGATTACAAAGGCTTCGTTTTAATAGAAAACAACAGCACCTATATTATAGGATATGCCATTGTGAAAATGGGATTCCTTGAACATGATCATCCAAGATTGCTTGGTTATCATTTTCAACCTGATCATATCAGCGATGCTACTTATGCTCCTTCATTAGCAGATGATTGGCAAGGAAAAGGAATCGGCAACTTATTATGGGACACCGTAAAAGCGTATTTACAACGCTCAAATAAGAAACGTGTAATACTTTGGGGTGGAGTTCAAACGAATAATACCATCGCAGTAAAGTACTATCATAAAAATAATTTCATACCCATAGGATCATATTCATATAATGGAAAGGAGAATATAGATATGATCTGCACACTTTAA
- a CDS encoding outer membrane beta-barrel family protein has protein sequence MKKLTALLLAIGFCTISFSYAQTGSLKGTVVDSTNKVNLHNAVVSLLRPKDSVLVKFVRTNAQGSFEINNLPAGKFIVMISYPDYADYLDDIDLSASPQKSLGNIYVTTKAHLLEEVIVKQRVAAIRMKGDTTEYRADSFYVGPNANVQDLLKRMPGIQVNSKGEITAQGQKVEKVLVDGEEFFSDDPAVVTQNLRADAIDKVQVFDKKSDQAVFTGIDDGQTAKTINLQMKEDAKKGYFGKVEAGADFDRYRYGKGMLNAFKGKRKFAAFITNDNTKFESLNWNERNNYSGGADNMVMMDDGGIAIFDGGDDFSYGQGLPTSTTGGLLFSNKWNQDKHNINNSYQYNNLNVRGRNRTSTQTILPDTTFFNTQDQNFVSDRKRNRITSKYEVKLDSTSTLKMTLTGSIISNRNANSFLGKAISEEGQLINQSDRTTTNDGEDRNLLGSLQWQKRLKKKGRTLSFNGDFSIMNKKNDGFLFAKNDFYDKNGTLVRQDNLDQFKTNTENLSGVNGRLAYTEPLWKNTFLELNYRFAFNRNDAERNTLERTVPGGKYENVIDTLSNHFIYNNNNHTGGFTFRLNEKKYSISVGTSLGSARFNLDDINTGAKRSIQFTNFLPTFGLTFNPKKQTRFRFNYNGTTRNPTLQQIQPFIDNIDPLNITIGNPNLKQEFRHNMNFTFSDYKVLKSKNFYISANFSTVNNAITNANFIDSIGRRVNQAINVNGNYNGNVWSNYGFDIFPSYNLGFGVSPGFNRFVNRVNGLENVSTNTNVRFDINLGHWSEKKLSFYFNFGATHNQSKSSIRPNVVTKFWTYTSYADVSLKLPAKLFFQLNSQLTMYQKTEQFANTANVYLVNSSLKKTFGKSDKLELKVSVNDIFNNNQNIRRNISTNFITETIQQNIQRFWLFTIAYNFSKNGKPTDGF, from the coding sequence ATGAAAAAACTAACTGCTCTTCTGCTGGCGATCGGTTTCTGTACCATCTCCTTCAGCTACGCCCAAACGGGTTCCCTTAAAGGTACGGTTGTTGACTCTACCAATAAAGTAAATCTCCACAATGCTGTGGTTTCCTTATTACGTCCCAAGGATTCGGTATTGGTAAAGTTTGTAAGAACCAATGCACAAGGAAGTTTCGAGATCAATAACCTGCCCGCAGGCAAGTTCATTGTAATGATCTCCTACCCTGATTATGCCGATTATCTCGATGATATCGACCTCTCAGCTTCACCGCAGAAATCATTGGGTAATATCTATGTTACTACCAAAGCTCATTTGTTGGAAGAAGTGATCGTAAAACAACGTGTTGCTGCTATCCGTATGAAAGGAGATACCACAGAATACCGTGCAGATAGTTTTTATGTAGGCCCCAATGCCAACGTACAAGATCTATTGAAAAGAATGCCGGGTATCCAAGTGAATAGCAAGGGTGAGATCACCGCACAAGGACAAAAAGTGGAGAAAGTACTGGTAGATGGAGAAGAGTTCTTTAGTGATGATCCTGCGGTTGTTACCCAAAACTTACGAGCAGATGCGATTGACAAGGTGCAGGTGTTTGATAAAAAAAGTGATCAGGCTGTATTTACCGGTATCGATGATGGTCAAACCGCCAAAACCATCAACTTACAAATGAAGGAAGATGCCAAAAAAGGGTATTTCGGTAAAGTAGAGGCTGGAGCTGATTTCGACCGATATCGTTATGGCAAGGGTATGTTGAATGCATTCAAAGGCAAAAGAAAGTTTGCAGCATTTATTACCAACGATAATACCAAGTTTGAATCATTGAACTGGAACGAACGTAACAACTACAGTGGCGGTGCAGATAATATGGTGATGATGGATGATGGCGGTATCGCAATTTTTGATGGTGGAGATGATTTCAGTTATGGACAAGGTCTACCGACTTCTACAACCGGTGGATTGTTATTTAGCAATAAATGGAACCAGGACAAGCACAACATCAACAATTCCTATCAATACAATAACCTGAATGTGCGCGGTAGAAACAGAACCAGCACACAAACCATCTTACCGGATACTACTTTCTTCAATACACAGGATCAGAATTTTGTGAGTGATAGAAAACGTAACCGTATCACCAGTAAGTATGAAGTGAAGCTTGATTCTACCAGCACGCTGAAAATGACACTGACCGGTTCCATTATCAGTAACAGAAATGCCAATAGCTTTTTAGGGAAAGCCATCAGTGAAGAAGGTCAATTGATCAACCAATCTGATCGTACTACCACCAATGATGGAGAAGATAGAAATCTATTAGGCTCTTTACAATGGCAGAAACGTTTGAAGAAAAAAGGCCGGACCTTATCCTTCAATGGAGATTTCTCTATCATGAATAAAAAGAATGATGGCTTTTTATTTGCAAAGAACGATTTCTATGATAAAAATGGAACCTTGGTTCGTCAGGATAACCTAGACCAGTTCAAAACCAACACTGAAAATCTTTCCGGTGTGAATGGTCGTCTTGCTTATACGGAACCACTTTGGAAAAATACTTTCCTTGAGTTGAACTATCGCTTTGCATTCAATCGAAATGATGCTGAAAGAAATACTTTGGAACGTACTGTACCGGGTGGTAAATATGAAAATGTCATTGACACACTGAGCAACCACTTTATCTACAACAACAACAACCATACAGGTGGTTTTACATTTAGACTGAATGAGAAAAAGTATAGTATCTCTGTAGGTACTTCACTTGGATCTGCCAGATTCAATTTAGATGATATCAATACCGGTGCAAAAAGAAGTATTCAATTCACCAACTTCTTACCCACTTTCGGACTTACATTCAATCCTAAAAAACAGACCAGGTTCAGATTCAATTACAATGGAACAACACGGAATCCAACATTACAACAAATTCAGCCCTTTATTGATAATATAGATCCACTGAACATTACAATCGGTAATCCGAATTTAAAGCAGGAGTTCAGACACAACATGAATTTTACGTTTAGTGATTATAAAGTATTAAAGAGTAAGAACTTCTACATCAGTGCAAACTTCAGCACCGTTAACAATGCCATTACCAATGCCAACTTTATCGACAGTATTGGCAGAAGGGTGAATCAGGCGATCAATGTAAACGGCAATTACAATGGTAATGTTTGGAGCAATTATGGATTTGACATCTTCCCCTCTTATAATCTTGGATTTGGTGTGAGTCCGGGCTTTAACCGATTTGTGAATCGTGTAAATGGACTTGAGAACGTAAGTACAAATACCAATGTAAGGTTTGATATCAATCTTGGACACTGGTCTGAGAAAAAGTTAAGTTTCTATTTCAACTTTGGCGCTACGCATAATCAGTCCAAATCATCGATCCGTCCGAATGTTGTAACGAAATTCTGGACCTATACTTCCTACGCCGATGTTTCTTTAAAACTGCCTGCTAAGTTATTCTTCCAACTGAACAGCCAGCTTACCATGTATCAGAAAACCGAACAATTTGCCAATACAGCAAATGTGTATCTCGTGAATAGCTCCTTAAAGAAAACATTTGGCAAATCAGATAAACTGGAACTTAAAGTTTCTGTGAACGATATCTTCAATAACAATCAGAATATCCGAAGAAATATCAGTACCAACTTCATCACTGAAACCATTCAACAAAATATCCAGCGCTTTTGGTTATTTACGATCGCTTACAACTTTAGTAAAAACGGAAAACCAACTGATGGATTTTAA
- a CDS encoding head GIN domain-containing protein yields MKKILSSLLALTMLFSMALGQEVVTGENVQKRNVGAFHAVKTSAGIQVILTKGSKEELAVTSNDADLLDKVKTTVTNGVLRIGRENDDWKFWERRRNWKIVVYVSYTKLDGLDASSGGSIQAKSVDLDRLSVDVSSGGTITVMGKANELNVDGSSGGIFRGYDLNVTYCKADVSSGAGVQITVNKEISAEASSGGYVRFKGEGLIRNINVSSGGTVKRQSDK; encoded by the coding sequence ATGAAAAAGATATTGAGTAGTTTATTAGCGCTTACCATGTTGTTTTCCATGGCTTTAGGTCAGGAAGTGGTGACCGGGGAAAATGTTCAAAAAAGAAATGTGGGTGCCTTTCATGCTGTTAAGACTTCAGCCGGTATTCAGGTGATCTTGACCAAAGGCAGTAAAGAAGAGTTAGCGGTTACCAGTAATGATGCTGATCTGTTAGACAAAGTAAAAACAACAGTGACCAATGGTGTATTAAGAATAGGTAGAGAAAATGATGACTGGAAATTCTGGGAAAGAAGAAGAAACTGGAAAATTGTGGTGTATGTTTCTTATACCAAACTTGATGGACTCGATGCCAGCAGCGGTGGTTCTATTCAAGCCAAATCAGTGGATCTTGATCGATTATCAGTAGATGTCAGCAGTGGTGGTACCATCACGGTCATGGGTAAAGCGAATGAGTTAAATGTAGATGGTAGCAGTGGTGGTATCTTTCGTGGATATGATCTGAATGTAACTTATTGTAAAGCCGATGTAAGCAGCGGTGCAGGTGTTCAGATCACAGTAAATAAAGAAATATCAGCAGAAGCCAGCAGCGGTGGTTATGTAAGATTCAAAGGCGAAGGCTTGATCCGTAATATCAATGTAAGTAGCGGCGGTACCGTGAAAAGACAATCAGATAAGTGA
- a CDS encoding HAMP domain-containing sensor histidine kinase, whose translation MRINWRIILVVIAVILVSGTIFYSQYVAGKIATEERMYVTVWVEAQRTILNSYDTANLNLATFISSENQEIPIIETNEKDSITGNYLNLDSTLVASDSTYLQSKLEEFRRYNNKPIVLVMKDSPYTANHYYYGQSKLLKEVKLYPLIQLIIVALFIAIAIMAVQSHYRSAQNQLWAAMARETAHQLGTPVSSLEGWLEILKQHQENEQIIPEIAKDVKRLQLITDRFGKIGSQPKLEPGDPFEQIEQMIIYMKKRSGGQVQFEFTKQPLSVQPKFSAPLFDWVIENLIKNALDAMEGKGTITIEAHTTREELQIDVTDTGKGISGVNINKVFKPGFTTKKRGWGLGLPLSKRIMEEYHGGKLFVRWSESGKGTSFRIILPLPADETPSQA comes from the coding sequence ATGCGTATAAACTGGCGGATCATATTGGTGGTGATTGCGGTGATTCTGGTGAGCGGAACGATCTTTTATTCGCAGTATGTGGCAGGAAAAATTGCCACAGAAGAAAGAATGTATGTGACCGTTTGGGTGGAAGCACAAAGAACCATTCTCAATTCTTATGATACTGCCAATTTAAACCTGGCTACATTTATCTCTTCAGAAAACCAGGAGATCCCCATCATTGAAACCAATGAAAAAGACAGTATCACAGGCAACTACCTGAATCTCGACAGTACATTGGTTGCGTCCGACAGCACTTATTTACAGAGTAAGCTTGAAGAGTTTCGTCGCTATAACAATAAGCCGATTGTATTGGTGATGAAAGACAGTCCATACACTGCCAATCATTATTACTATGGTCAGAGTAAGCTACTCAAAGAAGTGAAATTATACCCATTGATCCAATTGATCATTGTGGCCCTATTCATCGCCATTGCGATTATGGCTGTTCAGTCTCATTACAGAAGTGCACAAAACCAATTATGGGCTGCGATGGCAAGGGAAACAGCACATCAACTCGGTACTCCCGTTTCAAGTTTGGAAGGATGGTTGGAGATCCTGAAACAACATCAGGAAAATGAACAGATTATTCCTGAGATCGCTAAAGATGTGAAACGATTACAATTGATCACAGATCGTTTTGGCAAAATAGGTAGCCAACCCAAACTGGAACCCGGTGATCCTTTCGAGCAGATCGAACAGATGATCATTTACATGAAAAAAAGATCCGGCGGACAAGTACAATTTGAGTTCACCAAACAGCCGTTGTCTGTTCAGCCTAAATTCAGTGCCCCATTATTTGATTGGGTGATCGAAAATCTGATCAAAAATGCATTGGATGCTATGGAGGGAAAAGGAACCATCACTATTGAAGCGCATACTACGCGCGAAGAACTTCAAATTGATGTAACGGATACAGGAAAAGGAATCAGTGGCGTGAACATCAACAAAGTATTCAAGCCCGGATTTACCACAAAGAAAAGAGGTTGGGGCCTGGGTCTTCCGCTGAGTAAACGTATCATGGAAGAATACCATGGCGGTAAATTATTTGTTCGCTGGAGTGAGAGCGGCAAAGGAACAAGCTTCCGAATCATTCTGCCTCTTCCTGCAGATGAGACTCCATCACAGGCATAA